One part of the Capricornis sumatraensis isolate serow.1 chromosome 13, serow.2, whole genome shotgun sequence genome encodes these proteins:
- the CNR1 gene encoding cannabinoid receptor 1, producing the protein MKSILDGLADTTFRTITTDLLGSPFQEKMTAGDSPQLVPADQVNLTEFYNKSLSSYKENDENIQCGENFMDMECFMILNPSQQLAIAVLSLTLGTFTVLENLLVLCVILHSRSLRCRPSYHFIGSLAVADLLGSVIFVYSFVDFHVFHRKDSPNVFLFKLGGVTASFTASVGSLFLTAIDRYISIHRPLAYKRIVTRPKAVVAFCLMWTIAIVIAVLPLLGWNCKKLQSVCSDIFPLIDETYLMFWIGVTSVLLLFIVYAYMYILWKAHSHAVRMIQRGTQKSIIIHTSEDGKVQVTRPDQARMDIRLAKTLVLILVVLIICWGPLLAIMVYDVFGKMNKLIKTVFAFCSMLCLLNSTVNPIIYALRSKDLRHAFRSMFPSCEGTAQPLDNSMGDSDCLHKHANNAASVHRAAESCIKSTVKIAKVTMSVSTDTSAEAL; encoded by the exons ATGAAGTCCATCCTCGACGGCCTGGCAGATACCACCTTCCGAACCATCACCACAGACCTCCT GGGAAGTCCCTTCCAAGAAAAGATGACTGCAGGGGACAGCCCTCAGCTGGTCCCAGCAGACCAGGTGAACCTCACCGAATTTTACAACAAGTCCCTGTCCTCCTACAAGGAGAATGACGAGAACATTCAGTGCGGGGAGAACTTTATGGACATGGAGTGCTTCATGATCCTGAACCCCAGCCAGCAGCTGGCCATCGCCGTGCTGTCCCTCACGTTGGGCACCTTCACGGTCCTGGAGAACCTGCTGGTGCTGTGCGTCATCCTCCACTCCCGCAGCCTCCGCTGCCGGCCCTCTTACCACTTCATCGGCAGCCTGGCTGTCGCGGATCTCCTGGGGAGCGTCATCTTCGTCTATAGCTTTGTCGACTTCCATGTGTTCCACCGCAAAGACAGCCCCAATGTGTTTCTGTTCAAACTGGGTGGGGTCACGGCCTCGTTCACGGCCTCGGTGGGCAGCCTGTTCCTCACGGCCATTGACAGGTACATATCTATTCACAGGCCCCTGGCCTATAAGAGGATCGTCACAAGGCCCAAGGCTGTGGTGGCGTTTTGCCTAATGTGGACCATCGCGATTGTGATCGCCGTGCTGCCCCTGCTAGGCTGGAACTGCAAGAAACTGCAATCCGTGTGCTCAGACATTTTCCCTCTCATCGACGAGACCTACCTGATGTTCTGGATCGGGGTCACCAGCGTGCTATTGCTGTTCATCGTGTATGCCTACATGTACATCCTCTGGAAGGCGCACAGCCACGCTGTCCGCATGATCCAGCGTGGTACCCAGAAGAGCATCATTATCCACACGTCCGAGGATGGCAAGGTGCAGGTGACACGGCCCGACCAAGCCCGCATGGACATTCGGCTGGCCAAGACCCTGGTCCTGATCCTGGTGGTTTTGATCATCTGCTGGGGCCCTCTGCTCGCGATCATGGTATACGACGTCTTTGGGAAGATGAACAAGCTCATTAAGACGGTGTTTGCGTTCTGCAGCATGCTCTGCCTGCTGAATTCCACAGTGAACCCCATCATCTATGCTCTGCGGAGCAAGGACTTGAGACATGCTTTCCGGAGCATGTTCCCCTCCTGCGAAGGCACCGCACAGCCTCTTGATAACAGCATGGGGGACTCGGACTGCCTGCACAAACACGCCAACAATGCAGCCAGCGTCCACAGGGCCGCGGAGAGCTGCATCAAGAGCACGGTCAAGATCGCCAAGGTGACCATGTCTGTGTCCACGGATACGTCTGCCGAGGCTCTGTGA